TCCCGCCAGTCGGAGTCGTCGTCCGGCTCGGCGTCGAGGGTGCCCTCCACCACGATCTCGATCCGCAGTTTGGTCACCGTTCCGAAGGCGCCGTAAGTGTTCACCAGCTGCCAGCGGTTGAAGCTGGCGTTCATCAGCTGACGGTGCTGCAGCAGGTTCCGGGCCGGCCAGTAGCTGAGCACCAGCAGGAGCACGGTGACGGCGAGCACGACGGCGAGCCACCACACCGGGGTCTGCGCACCGGCGCCGGAACTGTCTGTTGAACCGTACGTATGCCAGTCCAGCGGGATAACGGGCAGCACCGCATGGGCCACCGGATCGCTGACTGCGGCGAAGGCCAGCAGGATGGCCATCCAGTTGAGCCAGGCGAAGTTTCCGCTCGCCACCAGCCACAGCTGGGTAAAGATGACGATGCCCGCGGCGACGCCGGCCAGCGGCTGCGGGGCGAAAAGGAAGAAGGGAACCACCAGCTGGGCGAAGTGGTTGCCCAGGACCTCCATCCGATGCAGGGGCTTGGGCAGAAGGTGGGCCTGCCGGCTTAAGGGGCCGGGCATCGGCTGGGTCTCGTGGTGGTAATACAGTGCGGTCAGGTCACGCCACTCGCTGCCACCGCGGATCTTGATCATCCCGGCACCGAACTCAAGCCGGAACAGCAGCCAGACCAGCAGGATCAGGATCGTCCGCGGCGGCGGCGTCTGGTCCGAGCCGAGGAACGCCACCGTGAAGCCGGCCTCCAGCAGAAGCATCTCCCAGCCGAACCCGTAGAAAGTCTGTCCCACGTTCACGATCGACATGTACAGCAGCCAGAGGGCCAGGAAGGCGATCATCGGCAGCCAGGGAGGTCCCAGCTGCGGAAGCCCCAGGACGAGAGTGGCCGAAATGGCCATGCCGCACCAGCAGACCAGCCGCAGCAGCCGGTCCGAATAGCGCCACAGGAACAGGCTGGGCCGGCGGCGGCGCCTGAAACTGTCCAGATAGTCCGGGACAGGGAGCAGGCCGCGCTCTCCGAGCAGCGCCGGGAACTGGTTGCGGCAGGAGAGGAACGCCACCAGGAAAAGTGTGGCAACGCCGCGCTGCAGCACCTGCCGGGCGAATTCGTACTCCGGCGCATCGAACCATGCGGCCCACTCCACGTTGTTCACGTTACGCCTGACGCGCACCGCGTCAATGTCCCGCGGCACAGGCCGCCGGCGGATGCGGTGTCCCGAGTCCGTGCCGCCCGCGGGTGCGCTGACGTGCGGGATACTTAACGGATGCAGCCACGCAGAATCGTTCTCCTCGGATCCACCGGTTCCATCGGCACCCAGGCGATTGACGTCGTCGACGGCGCCCCGCACCTTTTCGAGGTTGTGGCACTGAGCGCAGGCGGCGGCAACCTGGAACTCCTTGCCCGCCAGGCCGTCCATACGAAGGCCAAGGCCGTCGGTACGGCCAGTGGCGACGCCACCGCCCTGCAGCGCCTGATTGACGACGCCGCCCGCGCCACCGGCGTGGCAGGCTACCGACCGGAGATCATCACCGGGCCGGACGCGTCAACCCGGATCGCGGAAATCGAAGCCGACGTGGTGCTCAACGGCATCACCGGCTCCATCGGCCTGGCACCCACCCTCGCGGCCCTGAAATCCGGTGCCACCCTTGCGCTGGCCAACAAGGAGTCGCTGATCGTCGGCGGCGCCCTCGTGAAGGCGGCCGCGCGCGAAGGCCAGATCGTCCCGGTGGACTCCGAACATTCGGCGATCGCGCAATGCCTGCGTTCCGGGACCGCTGCCGAGGTGGACCGGCTCATCCTGACCGCCTCGGGTGGCCCGTTTCGCGGCAGGACCCGCGAGGAACTCCACAACGTCTCGCCGGAGGAGGCCCTGGCGCACCCCACCTGGGACATGGGGCTGATGGTCACTACCAACTCCGCCAGCCTGGTGAATAAAGGGCTGGAGGTAATCGAGGCTCACCTGTTGTTCGATATCCCGCTGGACCGGATCGACGTGGTGGTCCACCCGCAGTCCGTGGTCCACTCCATGGTGCAGTTCGTGGACGGCTCCATCATCGCCCAGGCTTCGCCGCCGGACATGCGCCTGCCCATCGCCCTCGGCCTCGGCTGGCCGGACCGGGTGCCGAAGGCTGCCACACCGTGCGACTGGACCCAGGCCACCAGCTGGACCTTCGAACCCCTGGACGCCGAGGCATTCCCGGCCGTAAACCTCGCCAAGGACGCTGCCAAGCAGGGGAGCACATACCCTGCCGTTTTCAACGCGGCCAATGAAGAGGCCGTGATGGCCTTCCACGCCGGCCGGATCCGGTTTACGGACATTGTGGATACCATCGAAGCGGTACTCAGCGAACACCCAGGATCTTCCGGGCTGACAGTTGAGTCCGTGCTGGATGCTGAAGCGTGGGCACGAGCGCGCACCCACGAACGTTTAGCAGTGAGCAGTCTCTAGGAAGCAGCAGATCTACGCATGAGTCCCGTCATTCTCTTCATTCTCGGTGTCGTCTTTGTGGCGATCGGCATCGCCGTCTCCATCGCACTGCACGAGGTGGGCCACCTCGTTCCCGCCAAGCTGTTCAAGGTGCGCGTCACCAAGTACATGATCGGCTTCGGCCCCACCCTGTGGTCAAAACGCAGGGGGGAAACCGAGTACGGCGTCAAGGCCATCCCGCTGGGCGGCTACGTGTCCATGATCGGGATGTACCCGCCGAACAAGGACGACGGCACGGTACGGCCCTCCAGCACCGGCATGTTCCAGACCCTCGCCACCGAGGCGCGTTCCATGGCGCACGAGGAAGTTGGCCCCGGCGACGAGAAACGGGTCTTCTACCGGCTCCCGGTGTGGAAGAAAGTCATCGTGATGCTTGGCGGGCCTGCGATGAACCTGCTGATCGGCGTGGCGCTGACGGCCGTGCTGCTGATGGGCTTCGGGATCAGCACCCCCACCACCACCATCGCGGACGTTTCCAAGTGCCAGGTGAAGGCCGGGGAGACCGTGGATCCGGACTCCGCCGACTGCAAGCCCACGCCCGCGGCTGCGGCGCAACTCAAACCGAACGACACCATTACCTCCTTCGACGGCAAAGCCGTGACCAGCTGGGATGAACTCACCGGCTGGATCCGTGCGTCCGCAGGCCGGGAAGTCAGCATCACCGTGGAACGTGACGGCTCGCCTGTCACCACCACGGTGACTCCGGTGCTTTCGGCCCGGCCGGTCGTCGGCGCCGACGGCCGGCAGGCCACTGATGCCAACGGAACCCTCCAGTACCAGGAAGTCGGGTTCCTGGGGATCGGTGCCCAAACAGCGCTGGTTGCCCAGCCGGCGTCGTCCGTCCTGCCCATGGCGGGAGAAAACATCCGGCAGGTTGCCGGCGTCGTCCTGAATCTCCCGGCACGGGTGGTGGGCGTTGCGAAGGCGGCCTTCAGCGAAGAACCGCGCGATCCGAACGGACCCATCAGCGTGGTTGGCGTGGGCCGGGTAGCGGGTGAAGTCGCCGCCATGGAGGAGGTTCCGCTGCAGTCCAGGCTCGCCGCGCTGGTGGGCCTGCTTGCCGGACTGAACTTCGCGCTCGCGGTGTTCAACCTGGTTCCGCTGCTGCCGCTGGACGGCGGCCACGTGGCCGGGGCGCTGTATGAGGGAGCCCGACGGCGGGTGGCCAAGCTGTTCGGCCGGCCCGACCCCGGTGCGTTTGACATCGCGAGGCTCCTGCCGGTGACGTACGTGGTCGCCGCGCTGCTCATGGGCATGAGTGCGCTGCTGATCTATGCGGACATCGTCAAGCCCGTCAATCTCTTCGGGTAATCAGCTCCAAGCGGCTTTGTTCCTAACATCAGCTCCTTTTGACTTATTTTCATAAATCAGCTGAAAACGATTGATATTGGAAAATCAGTCGGTTATGGTTGCCCCATGTACGTGCTCACCATCGACCAGCGGGGCAGCACCGGTGACCGGGACCGCGTGCCCGGCCTCCTTGCCGAGCTGCACCGGACATCCACCGCGGGCAGGTTCGAACGCTCCGTCGGGGACGAAGTTCAGGGCGTCGTGGAAAAAACGGCGGAAGTCGTGGACATCGCCCTTCACTGCCTGCGGAGCGGCCAGTGGTACGTCGGAATCGGAGTCGGCGCCGTCGACCTCCCGCTGCCGGCCAGCCCGCGGGAAGGATCCGGGCCCGCATTCGTCGCCGCCCGGCTGGCGGTTGAAAAAGCCAAGTCCGCTGCCGCCCATGTTCCGTTGTCCGTGGTGTCCGGCGGACTCCACCGCGGCGGAGCGGCTAACCCTGAGGCCGGGCCCGGCATCAGGGCCTGCGCGAACGCCGAGGCAGTCCTGCGTCTGATTGGCCGGCTGGTGCAGGACCGCACGGAAGCGCAATGGAAAGTGGTGGACGCCCTCCGCGGACTGCAGCACGACGGGTCAGCCAGGCACGGCAGCCAGAAGCTCGCAGCCGCACAACTCGGAATCACGGAGCAATCGGTGAGCCGTGCCGTCCTGAGGTCCGGCTGGCAGGAAGAATGGGCGGCGAGGCCTGCCGCTGAGATGCTCCTGGCCCTTGCCCATGATGCAGTGCTGGAAGGACACAGGTGAACGCTCTCTGGATTACGCTCGCCCTGCTGACTGCGGGTTTCGCCGGCTGGCCAGTCACGGCACTGGTGTTCCGGCTGGCCCGGACCATCGACGACAAAGCGGACGCGGCCAGGGCAGCCGAAGACCGGGCGGCCAGCGAGTCCGCTGACGACCCCGCCGCGGACGTCACGGTGGACAATGCCACGGCGCACAAGGCCGCGGCGGACAAGGCCTCCGCCCAGCTGGCGACCACCACGCGGATACTGCGTGGCGGTGCCATTATCGGCGTCCTGGAAAGGCTGGCGGTGTGCCTGGCCATCCTGGCGGGCCAGCCGGTGGCCATCGCCTATGTGGTGGCCATCAAGGGCCTGGGACGCTTCGCAGAGCTGAAGGAGACTCCCGTTGCCGCGGAAAGGTTCATCATCGGTACGCTGACGTCCATGCTGTGGGCCGCCGGGGTTGCCGCCCTCGCCAAGATCCTCTTCCTCGGCTGAACCGGATACGTACTCGGGCGGGCATGGCGATAGGGTATCCATATGACTGTTTTTGCTGTTGAGTACGTATACGCCGCCGAGTCCACCGAAGCACGGAACGCCGCCCGTCCGGCACACCGGGAATGGACCGCCGGGCTTGCCCGTGAAGGCGCGCTCCTGGCCAGCGGACCCTACGGCGACGGCGCCGGTGCGTTGCTGATCTTCAAGGCCGCAGACGAAAATGCACTGAACGGTATCCTCAAGCAGGATCCTTTCGCCTCGGGCAACGTCATCGCAGGCACGCGCACCACGGAATGGAACCCGGTGACCGGCCTCCTGGCCGAGCACGCCGCCTAGCCCGCCGGCACCACACACCATCGAACTTCGATATAAATAGGAGTCCACGTGACCTCGGTCAGCCTGGGAATGCCGTCAGCACCGCCGCCCGTCCTTGCCCCGCGCAGGAAGACCCGCCAGATCAAGGTGGGCTCGGTGGGCGTCGGCTCGGATTCGCCCATCAGCGTGCAGTCGATGACCACCACGCCCACTACGGACATCAACGCCACGCTGCAGCAAATTGCCGAGCTGACGGCCTCGGGCTGCGACATCGTGCGCGTGGCCTGCCCCTCCGCAGATGATGCGGAAGCCCTGCCGATCATCGCGCGGAAGTCCCAGATCCCCGTCATCGCGGACATCCATTTCCAGCCCAAGTACGTCTTCGCCGCCATCGAGGCGGGTTGTGCTGCGGTGCGCGTCAACCCCGGCAACATCCGTAAGTTCGATGACCAGGTCAAGGAGATCGCCCGCGCCGCCAAGGACCACGGCACCTCCATCCGGATCGGCGTCAATGCAGGATCCCTGGAGCCCGGGATCCTGAAGAAGTACGGCAAGGCAACCCCCGAGGCCCTAGTGGAGTCAGCGGTCTGGGAAGCCTCGCTGTTCGAGGAGCATGGCTTCCACGACTTCAAGATCTCCGTCAAGCACAACGACCCCGTGATCATGGTCGCCGCGTACGAGATGCTGGCAGAAAAGGGCGACTGGCCCCTTCACCTCGGCGTTACCGAGGCCGGACCGGCCTTCCAGGGCACCATCAAGTCCGCCACCGCCTTCGGCGCACTCCTGTCCAGGGGCATCGGCGACACCATCCGCGTTTCCCTCTCGGCCCCTCCCGTCGAGGAAATCAAGGTTGGCAACCAGATCCTGCAGTCCCTCAACCTGCGCCCCCGCAAGCTCGAAATTGTCTCTTGCCCGTCCTGCGGCCGCGCCCAGGTGGACGTCTACACCCTCGCCGAGCAGGTCACAGCGGGGCTGGAAGGCATGGAGATCCCGTTGCGCGTGGCCGTCATGGGCTGCGTCGTCAACGGCCCGGGCGAGGCGCGCGAAGCCGACCTCGGCGTGGCCTCCGGTAACGGCAAGGGACAAATCTTTGTGAAGGGAGAGGTCATCAAGACTGTCCCTGAGAGCGAAATTGTTGAGACACTGATCGAAGAGGCCATGCGAATCGCTGAAGAGATGGGGGAGGCCGATGGCGAAGATGCTGTCAAGGGTAGCCCCGTGGTTAGCGTCTCGTAAGGAGACTGCCGGGCCCGGCATATCAATCCGGGTCCTGTCCGGGCCGGACACTGCCGAACTGCGGGAACTGGCCCGGGCAGACGTTGTGGCCAACGTGTTCATCCTGTCGCACCTGGCCGCGACAGGGACGGCCGCGCCCACCGTGGGCGGGGCCAGCATTTTTGGCGTGTTCGACGGCGACGCCCTGGTGGGCGCGTGCTGGGCCGGGGCAAACCTTGTTCCCGTCCAGCTGGACCCGGAACTCGCCGGTCTTGTCGCCGAGCATGCGCAACGTTCCGGCCGCCGCTTCGCCTCCATCTTCGGCCCCGCGGATACTGTCCTAGCCATGTACGAGCAACTGGAGCAGCTCGGGCAGCAGGCACACGAGGTCCGGGCGGACCAGCCCCTGATGACCATCGCCGGGCCGCCGGCCGTACAGGCGAACACGGGCCTGGGCATCGGCCAGCTCGCCGACTTCGACAGGATCCTTCCCGCCTGCGCCGCCATGTTCGAAGAAGAAGTCGGCTATTCGCCGTTCCTGGGCGGCCGCGAGTTCTACAGCAGGCGCGTGGAAGGCCTCATCCGGCAAGGTCATTCCCTCGTCCACCTCGACCAGGGCGGCCAGGTGATGTTCAAGGCCGAACTGGGCGCCGTCACTCCCGACGTGACCCAGGTCCAGGGCGTCTGGATGAACCCCTCCTCCCGCGGGCTTGGACTCAGCGCCGGCTATATGGCCGCCGTCGTATTGCTGGCGCAGAAATTGGCGCCGGTCACCAGCCTGTACGTCAATGACTACAACGCCCGGGCGAGGGCCACCTACGAACGAGTTGGCTTCCACCAGGTAGGTACGTTCGCTACAGTTCTGTTCTAGCTGGCCCCAACGGCCGGTGTTGGAACTTATTGGGGGATAAATGAATACGTCCGTTGTGCGCTTTTTTGGGGCCTCTGCCCTCCTGGTGCTTGGCCTGTCCGCCTGCGGCGGTCCTGCGGCTCCTGTTGACGCCGGGGCGTCCCCGGAAACGTCCGCCGCATCTGTCACCCCGAGCCCCACGCCACCGGAAGCTGCATTCACCATGCTGACCTCTGACGAACTCGCGGAGATCGCCGGATCCGTCAAAGACTCAGCCAGCGCACCCCTCTCCGTGTTGCCTGCCGACAAGGTCTCGCAGGCGCTCGACCAGATGATGTCCCTCATGACCGATGTGCAGGTGGAACCGGCCGAGTGCAATTCCATCGCCACCGGGGCTGCCATCAAGCCGGACAGCAACACCACCATGGCGGTGGGTGCCTCTACTTCTTCAACGGCGGAACTCACCCAGACGCTCTCCTTGCTATCAGGGGTGGCGAAGGAGCAACTGGACCAGACGCTGGCCCGTCGCAGTAGCGAGATCAAGGACTGCAGCAGCATCAGCATGAACATCCAGGGAATGTCCATGACAGCCGAGACCACACGACTTGACAGCAGTGCCGCCACTCCCGGCGCCATCGCCATGCAGACGGACGTCACGCTGCCCACGGGCGCCACCCAGAGAACGGTGATGTCCTTTGCCGTCAAAGGCGGCGTCCTGATCTCGGCGCAGGCCTCCGGGACGGGCGTTACCTCGTCCGACCTGACGTCGGCTGAAGCCCTGCTGGACCAGGCGGCTACCCTCATTGACTAGCGGACCGTCCACCGGGACGCACGCGGTAACACAGAGTCAACAGCCGAAAACTGCGTGACGACTCTTGTAATGGTGCCGTGGATCACATAAGTTCTTCCTAGCCGCGCCGATGGGGTGCGTGCGGTCTCAGGGGGAAATCAGCAGATGGCACTGGACGTTGACCTTCCCAGCAGGCACGCCTAGCGCTTCCTCCGGACTTCTGGGTCCGACGGGCCGTAAGAGCCACGCCAAAACAGGATGACCAGCCGGCAACGGCCAGGGGCTTCCTTTCAGTTCTGGCGTGGCTCTTCTCCGTCCGGCGCGGGAACGCGCGGGCGGCAGGGTCATTGACTCCGATGCCCGGCACCCGCCGACCGGCGGCCTGCCGACGGGAACCCGGCACCCGCCGCGCCACGGTAGATTAGTACCCAGACGAATTTGCCAGGCCCGTCATCTGAACAGGCACCTCCCAAGAAACGGATTCCTACCCGTGGTCCTTCGACTTTCCAAGCTGTTCCTGCGCACCCTGCGCGAAGATCCCGCCGATGCCGAAGTGGCGAGCCACCGGCTCCTGGTCCGCGCCGGGTATATCCGCAGGGCAGCGCCGGGCATCTACACCTGGCTGCCGCTCGGCCTGAGCGTGCTGCGCAAGGTGGAGAAGGTCATTCGCGAGGAAATGGCCGCCATTGGCGCCCAGGAAGTGCACTTCCCGGCGCTCCTGCCCAAGGAGCCCTACGAGGCCACTAACCGCTGGACCGAGTACGGCGAGGGCATCTTCCGGCTCAAGGACCGCAAGGGCGGGGACTATCTCCTGGCCCCGACGCACGAGGAAATGTTCACCCTCCTGGTGAAGGACCTGTACTCCTCGTACAAAGACCTTCCGTTGAGCATCTACCAGATCCAGAACAAGTACCGCGACGAAGCCCGCCCCCGCGCGGGCCTGCTGCGCGGCCGCGAGTTCATCATGAAGGATTCCTACTCGTTCGACGTCGACGACGCCGGTCTGGACGCGAGTTACAACGCGCACCGCGCCGCCTACCTGAAGATCTTCGAACGCCTCGGCCTCGAGGTCATTCCGGTGGCTGCCACGGCGGGAGCCATGGGTGGCTCCCGGAGCGAGGAGTTTCTGCACCCCACCGAGATCGGCGAAGACACCTTCGTGCGGTCCGCCGGCGGCTACGCGGCCAACGTTGAAGCCGTCACCACTGTGGTCCCGGCTGAGATCGACTTCAGCAATGCGCCTGCAGCCGAGATCCGGGACACCCCGAACACCCCCACCATCGACACTCTTGTGGACGCGGCAAACCAGCTGGTTCCGCGCGATGAGAACGACGGCGGCGCATGGACGGCCGCTGACACGCTCAAGAACGTCGTCCTGGCCGTCACCCTGCCCACCGGTGAGCGCCAGATCGTCGTCATTGGCGTACCCGGTGACCGCGGTGTTGACCTGAAGCGGGTTGAGGCCAACATCGGCGCTTACCTGCCGGTCGCCGGCGAGATCACCGTGGAAGCCGCGGGCGAGGAAGACCTCGCCCGCAACCCCCTGATCGTCCGGGGATACCTCGGCCCGGGAATGTCCCTCGGCACGCCGCTTCTCGGCCTGGAAGGTGCCGCCAAGCTGCTGTACCTGGTGGATCCCCGAGTCGTCAAAGGCACCGCATGGGTGAC
Above is a window of Arthrobacter sp. FB24 DNA encoding:
- a CDS encoding lipase maturation factor family protein — translated: MEWAAWFDAPEYEFARQVLQRGVATLFLVAFLSCRNQFPALLGERGLLPVPDYLDSFRRRRRPSLFLWRYSDRLLRLVCWCGMAISATLVLGLPQLGPPWLPMIAFLALWLLYMSIVNVGQTFYGFGWEMLLLEAGFTVAFLGSDQTPPPRTILILLVWLLFRLEFGAGMIKIRGGSEWRDLTALYYHHETQPMPGPLSRQAHLLPKPLHRMEVLGNHFAQLVVPFFLFAPQPLAGVAAGIVIFTQLWLVASGNFAWLNWMAILLAFAAVSDPVAHAVLPVIPLDWHTYGSTDSSGAGAQTPVWWLAVVLAVTVLLLVLSYWPARNLLQHRQLMNASFNRWQLVNTYGAFGTVTKLRIEIVVEGTLDAEPDDDSDWREYAFRGKPGDVRRLPRQWAPYHLRLDWLMWFLPLRTVHEEWFYAFLAKLLEADGAVLRLLRKDPFDGARPRWVRVHSYLYRFASRAEYRETGQRWIRTLLYEAIPPLSLPPGSR
- the dxr gene encoding 1-deoxy-D-xylulose-5-phosphate reductoisomerase, whose translation is MQPRRIVLLGSTGSIGTQAIDVVDGAPHLFEVVALSAGGGNLELLARQAVHTKAKAVGTASGDATALQRLIDDAARATGVAGYRPEIITGPDASTRIAEIEADVVLNGITGSIGLAPTLAALKSGATLALANKESLIVGGALVKAAAREGQIVPVDSEHSAIAQCLRSGTAAEVDRLILTASGGPFRGRTREELHNVSPEEALAHPTWDMGLMVTTNSASLVNKGLEVIEAHLLFDIPLDRIDVVVHPQSVVHSMVQFVDGSIIAQASPPDMRLPIALGLGWPDRVPKAATPCDWTQATSWTFEPLDAEAFPAVNLAKDAAKQGSTYPAVFNAANEEAVMAFHAGRIRFTDIVDTIEAVLSEHPGSSGLTVESVLDAEAWARARTHERLAVSSL
- a CDS encoding M50 family metallopeptidase produces the protein MSPVILFILGVVFVAIGIAVSIALHEVGHLVPAKLFKVRVTKYMIGFGPTLWSKRRGETEYGVKAIPLGGYVSMIGMYPPNKDDGTVRPSSTGMFQTLATEARSMAHEEVGPGDEKRVFYRLPVWKKVIVMLGGPAMNLLIGVALTAVLLMGFGISTPTTTIADVSKCQVKAGETVDPDSADCKPTPAAAAQLKPNDTITSFDGKAVTSWDELTGWIRASAGREVSITVERDGSPVTTTVTPVLSARPVVGADGRQATDANGTLQYQEVGFLGIGAQTALVAQPASSVLPMAGENIRQVAGVVLNLPARVVGVAKAAFSEEPRDPNGPISVVGVGRVAGEVAAMEEVPLQSRLAALVGLLAGLNFALAVFNLVPLLPLDGGHVAGALYEGARRRVAKLFGRPDPGAFDIARLLPVTYVVAALLMGMSALLIYADIVKPVNLFG
- a CDS encoding YciI family protein — protein: MTVFAVEYVYAAESTEARNAARPAHREWTAGLAREGALLASGPYGDGAGALLIFKAADENALNGILKQDPFASGNVIAGTRTTEWNPVTGLLAEHAA
- the ispG gene encoding flavodoxin-dependent (E)-4-hydroxy-3-methylbut-2-enyl-diphosphate synthase gives rise to the protein MTSVSLGMPSAPPPVLAPRRKTRQIKVGSVGVGSDSPISVQSMTTTPTTDINATLQQIAELTASGCDIVRVACPSADDAEALPIIARKSQIPVIADIHFQPKYVFAAIEAGCAAVRVNPGNIRKFDDQVKEIARAAKDHGTSIRIGVNAGSLEPGILKKYGKATPEALVESAVWEASLFEEHGFHDFKISVKHNDPVIMVAAYEMLAEKGDWPLHLGVTEAGPAFQGTIKSATAFGALLSRGIGDTIRVSLSAPPVEEIKVGNQILQSLNLRPRKLEIVSCPSCGRAQVDVYTLAEQVTAGLEGMEIPLRVAVMGCVVNGPGEAREADLGVASGNGKGQIFVKGEVIKTVPESEIVETLIEEAMRIAEEMGEADGEDAVKGSPVVSVS
- a CDS encoding GNAT family N-acetyltransferase, with the protein product MLSRVAPWLASRKETAGPGISIRVLSGPDTAELRELARADVVANVFILSHLAATGTAAPTVGGASIFGVFDGDALVGACWAGANLVPVQLDPELAGLVAEHAQRSGRRFASIFGPADTVLAMYEQLEQLGQQAHEVRADQPLMTIAGPPAVQANTGLGIGQLADFDRILPACAAMFEEEVGYSPFLGGREFYSRRVEGLIRQGHSLVHLDQGGQVMFKAELGAVTPDVTQVQGVWMNPSSRGLGLSAGYMAAVVLLAQKLAPVTSLYVNDYNARARATYERVGFHQVGTFATVLF
- a CDS encoding proline--tRNA ligase, encoding MVLRLSKLFLRTLREDPADAEVASHRLLVRAGYIRRAAPGIYTWLPLGLSVLRKVEKVIREEMAAIGAQEVHFPALLPKEPYEATNRWTEYGEGIFRLKDRKGGDYLLAPTHEEMFTLLVKDLYSSYKDLPLSIYQIQNKYRDEARPRAGLLRGREFIMKDSYSFDVDDAGLDASYNAHRAAYLKIFERLGLEVIPVAATAGAMGGSRSEEFLHPTEIGEDTFVRSAGGYAANVEAVTTVVPAEIDFSNAPAAEIRDTPNTPTIDTLVDAANQLVPRDENDGGAWTAADTLKNVVLAVTLPTGERQIVVIGVPGDRGVDLKRVEANIGAYLPVAGEITVEAAGEEDLARNPLIVRGYLGPGMSLGTPLLGLEGAAKLLYLVDPRVVKGTAWVTGANMAGKHVFGLVAGRDFGWDGVIECTEVRAGDEAPDGSGPLETARGIEMGHIFQLGRKYAEALELKVLDQNGKQVVVTMGSYGVGVTRAVAALAESNHDAKGLVWPRAVAPADVHVVAVGRGEEIFAAAEQLSLELEAAGLEVIYDDRPKVSPGVKFGDAELIGVPTILAVGRGLVDGVVEIKDRRSGEAENVAVEKAVDYVVNAVRSK